AGCACCTACCGCGACGCGGATCCCGGGTCACCGTGTGGTCGCCGACCGACATCCTCCAACTGTTCGCCTTGCGCAATGTCTTGGAGCGGCACGCCATGGAGCTGGCGCTGCCGCTGGCCGATCCGGCCACCGACCTTGAGCCGGTCCGCCGTGCGTTGGAAGAGATGGCCCGGGCCTGCGACGAATTGGACCGAGACGATGCCCACCGCCGCTTCCACGCTGCCGTCGTGGCGCTGGCCGGAAATCGTCAACTCGACATCGCGCTGGCACCGATCTTGCTCAAGCTCCAGCTCCCGATGGCGATGAACCTTCGCGAGGAGGCTCGACACCACCGGGCCCGCGACGGGCTCGACCGGCATCGCGCCATCCTGACCGCACTCGAGACCAACGACCCCGCCACGGTGATCACCGCGCTGGCCGAGCACGGTCATCTCCAGTTTCTCGAGCTGCCGGATCGCTAACACGATCGACACACGGCCGTACCGAGATCGCCACTATTCTGTCGACAATCGACAGATATGGATTCAGATGCGTCGGGCCCGACCGTCGGGCCGTCGGTGGCAGAGATACTGGCGTCGCATGAAAGCGGGAGCGGATCGCCCACCAAGACCGCCGCTCGTGTTGCCGATGCGATAGCCGCCCGCGGTGACGATGGCACCTGGTTGTCGACGGTGCCCAGGGCCGAACTGCTGAACGCCGCCGCCGAGATCGAACGGCGCCCCGGGGCACGCACCCTGCCCCTCTACGGCGTGCCGTTCGGGGTCAAGGACAGCATCGATGTCGCCGGGGTCCCGACCACCCTGTCCTGTCCCGATTTCGGCTACCTGGCGACCGAGACCGCTCCCGCGGTCCAGCGACTGCTCGACGCCGGCGCGTTGTATGTCGGTAAGACCAACCTGGACCAGTTCGCCACCGGCCTCAACGGCACCCGCACCCCCCACACCATTCCGCGCAGCGTGTACGGCGCCGAATTGATCTCCGGCGGTTCGAGTTCCGGTTCGGCAGTGGCCGTCGCGCTCGGCCAGGTCCCGTTCGCCGTCGCCACCGACACCGCCGGGTCCGGCCGGGTGCCCGCAGCATTGAACGGCGTCATCGGCTTCAAACCATCACGCGGACTGATCAGCACCGTCGGCTTGGTACCGGCCTGCAAGTCGCTCGACTGCATCACCGTGATGGCCGGGTGCATAGCTGACGTGGAACGGGTGTTCGACGTGATGGCCGGCCGCGACGATGCCGATGCCTGGTCGCGTGACCGCGGGCCCCGGTACACGGGTGAGCCGATCACGCTCGGGTTGCCTGCCCTCGACGAACTGGAGTTCTTCGGCGACGAGCAGATGGCACGTGCGCACGAGGCGTTTCGCCGCCGCCTCGCGGGTCAGGTGCACACCGTCGAGGTATCGCTGGCGCCCTTCCTTGCCGCAGGCGAGCTGCTCTATCAGGGCCCGTGGGTGGCCGAGCGGCTCGTCGTCTTCGGCGATTTCCTTGCTGCCGAACCGGACTCGATACACCCGGTGGTCAGGGACATCCTGCGCAGCGGCGCGAAATACACCGCCGTCGATGCGTTCGCCGCGCTACAGCGACTGCAGGAACTGCGCGCCGAGGTGAGCCGGATCTGGTGCGATATCGACGCCATGGTGGTGCCGACCATCGGGACCACCTTCACCGTCGACGAGGTGCTCGCCCGGCCGATCGACACCAACACGATGCTCGGGCACTACACCCACTTCGGCAATCTGCTCGATCTGCTCGGGGTGGCAATCCCACTGGGCCGTACACGAGACGGCCGCCCGCACAGCGCCACCGTGCTGTCGGCCGCCCGGCGTGACGACCTCGCGCTGCACATCGCCGCGCAGATTCTCGACGAACCGCGCAGCCGCGCCACCCCCGGCACTCCGGTTGCCACCGCCATCGAGGAGCGAGTATGAGCCAGCACGTTGCCATTCCAGCAACACCCGAACCATTCACCCTGGTTGCCGGCCGAACCGCGCTGGTCATCATCGACATGCAACGAGACTTCCTGTTGGCCGGGGGCTTCGGCGAGAGCCTCGGAAACGATGTCGGGCAGCTGCTGAAGGTCGTACCGCCGCTCGCGGCACTCCTGACAGCGGCACGAGAGGCCGGCGTCATGGTGATCCACACTCGCGAAGGGCACCGGCCCGACCTGTCGGACTGCCCTCCGGCCAAACTCCAGCGCGGCGTCCCCAGCAAGCGGATCGGCGACAAAGGCAGGTTCGGCCGCATCCTGATCCGTGGCGAGTACGGCCACGACATCATCGACGAGCTGCGCCCCCTCGACGGTGAGGTCGTCATCGACAAACCGGGCAAGGGTGCGTTCTACGACACCGAACTGGCCGAGGTGCTCGCCGGGGCGGGCATCACGCAACTACTGATCACCGGTGTCACCACCGAGGTGTGCGTGCACACCACGACCCGCGAGGCCAACGACCGAGGATACGAATGTCTGGTCGTATCCGACTGCGTCGGTTCGTATTTCCCGGAGTTTCATCGAATCGGCCTGGAGATGATCGCCGCACAAGGCGGG
The sequence above is drawn from the Mycolicibacterium neoaurum VKM Ac-1815D genome and encodes:
- a CDS encoding GntR family transcriptional regulator, producing MAAPRMPGPRQGLPATLVDVAADRLRAAILSGALLPGQKLVEEQLCADLGISRAPLREALRLLAQQGLVEHLPRRGSRVTVWSPTDILQLFALRNVLERHAMELALPLADPATDLEPVRRALEEMARACDELDRDDAHRRFHAAVVALAGNRQLDIALAPILLKLQLPMAMNLREEARHHRARDGLDRHRAILTALETNDPATVITALAEHGHLQFLELPDR
- a CDS encoding allophanate hydrolase → MDSDASGPTVGPSVAEILASHESGSGSPTKTAARVADAIAARGDDGTWLSTVPRAELLNAAAEIERRPGARTLPLYGVPFGVKDSIDVAGVPTTLSCPDFGYLATETAPAVQRLLDAGALYVGKTNLDQFATGLNGTRTPHTIPRSVYGAELISGGSSSGSAVAVALGQVPFAVATDTAGSGRVPAALNGVIGFKPSRGLISTVGLVPACKSLDCITVMAGCIADVERVFDVMAGRDDADAWSRDRGPRYTGEPITLGLPALDELEFFGDEQMARAHEAFRRRLAGQVHTVEVSLAPFLAAGELLYQGPWVAERLVVFGDFLAAEPDSIHPVVRDILRSGAKYTAVDAFAALQRLQELRAEVSRIWCDIDAMVVPTIGTTFTVDEVLARPIDTNTMLGHYTHFGNLLDLLGVAIPLGRTRDGRPHSATVLSAARRDDLALHIAAQILDEPRSRATPGTPVATAIEERV
- a CDS encoding cysteine hydrolase family protein; translation: MSQHVAIPATPEPFTLVAGRTALVIIDMQRDFLLAGGFGESLGNDVGQLLKVVPPLAALLTAAREAGVMVIHTREGHRPDLSDCPPAKLQRGVPSKRIGDKGRFGRILIRGEYGHDIIDELRPLDGEVVIDKPGKGAFYDTELAEVLAGAGITQLLITGVTTEVCVHTTTREANDRGYECLVVSDCVGSYFPEFHRIGLEMIAAQGGIFGWVADSAAVLTALHTLTIDAA